Proteins encoded within one genomic window of uncultured Flavobacterium sp.:
- a CDS encoding DUF5007 domain-containing protein encodes MKKIICLLGITLFILSCEQPEVGYISDNIHSLQDTITVPRGVFFSSVPPAVEGSTYPLEWAITSITDKDGKPTTELQDKHEIMTWTAPFDPTTDTTLELAMKKLKLSPQPSIIMNPVSGEFVFTQASKAVVQDNFIVNVSAKNVRGERQLDHFTRVKMGPFVPIEFKTEMRSRLQLGKGGGVYDTGYTYSVLNDSDPKVAGVLNGTDPYITITKISDEPKLGIKVKMIIADSHGTALDPNKVVFNYGGGSVALQNYHDNTIGTVLDSESTTFGLPAPPFPQYARNYTGNDAYLMYYLTTSDAFTVDKAAFEAANGAKDWSKYIDPATGQIRNRAYIRWGMKINDSGTWEIRMKIPYTTKK; translated from the coding sequence ATGAAAAAGATAATTTGTTTATTAGGCATTACCCTATTTATATTGTCCTGTGAGCAGCCAGAAGTGGGCTATATCAGTGATAATATACATTCATTACAAGACACAATCACCGTTCCTCGCGGGGTGTTTTTTTCTTCTGTGCCGCCGGCGGTAGAAGGATCAACATATCCACTGGAATGGGCAATTACCAGCATTACGGATAAAGACGGTAAACCAACCACTGAATTGCAAGATAAGCATGAGATTATGACCTGGACGGCTCCATTTGATCCTACTACGGATACTACGCTGGAATTGGCTATGAAAAAATTAAAACTGAGTCCGCAACCCTCTATTATAATGAATCCCGTAAGTGGAGAATTTGTCTTCACACAAGCCTCGAAAGCGGTTGTTCAGGATAATTTTATAGTAAATGTCAGTGCGAAAAATGTTCGTGGAGAACGTCAATTAGATCATTTTACACGTGTAAAAATGGGACCTTTTGTTCCAATTGAATTCAAAACCGAAATGCGATCAAGATTGCAATTGGGTAAAGGAGGAGGCGTTTATGATACCGGTTATACGTATTCTGTACTAAACGATAGTGATCCAAAAGTTGCTGGTGTATTAAACGGAACAGATCCTTATATCACTATCACTAAAATAAGTGATGAGCCAAAATTAGGCATTAAAGTAAAAATGATTATTGCTGATAGTCATGGAACAGCCCTTGATCCTAATAAAGTAGTTTTTAATTATGGCGGAGGATCTGTGGCTTTACAAAATTACCATGACAATACTATAGGAACGGTACTGGATTCTGAAAGCACCACTTTTGGATTACCGGCTCCACCATTCCCTCAATATGCGAGAAATTATACAGGTAATGATGCTTACTTAATGTATTATTTGACAACATCAGATGCTTTTACAGTTGATAAAGCAGCTTTTGAAGCAGCAAATGGAGCAAAGGACTGGAGTAAATACATAGATCCTGCTACTGGTCAAATTCGAAACAGAGCTTACATACGATGGGGAATGAAAATTAATGATTCCGGTACTTGGGAAATTAGAATGAAAATTCCATATACAACCAAAAAATAG
- a CDS encoding fasciclin domain-containing protein produces MKYIVIIIVLFSMYSCTNDNYLIDGGLANQNVGMSTYDFLKSHKQLDTLALLIEKAGMIDVVNAKSTTLFAPNNLSIKNYIFYMKGIEENPNYGINDIPVDDLKEMLGGYIFDQSLDRSKLVKEGKIYLAHNGEERGISLIPVEQYKDQLDQFPEYVVYSFKGLDNYWGTNPDDGSNDDVHTIVRTSNLISTNGVIHVLQGSHHFSNYIIN; encoded by the coding sequence ATGAAATATATAGTTATAATAATAGTGCTTTTCAGTATGTATTCCTGTACAAACGACAATTATCTTATAGATGGCGGTTTGGCCAATCAGAATGTTGGAATGTCTACTTATGATTTTCTAAAATCGCATAAACAACTTGACACATTGGCTTTATTGATCGAAAAAGCAGGTATGATTGATGTGGTTAACGCCAAATCAACGACTCTCTTTGCTCCAAATAATTTGTCTATAAAAAATTATATTTTTTATATGAAAGGTATAGAAGAGAATCCAAATTATGGTATTAACGATATTCCTGTAGACGATTTGAAAGAAATGTTGGGAGGGTATATTTTTGATCAAAGTCTGGATCGCAGCAAATTGGTAAAAGAAGGTAAAATTTATCTAGCCCATAATGGAGAAGAGAGAGGAATTTCTCTTATACCTGTTGAACAATATAAGGATCAATTAGATCAATTTCCGGAGTATGTGGTTTATTCTTTCAAAGGATTGGATAATTATTGGGGGACTAATCCAGATGATGGCAGCAATGATGATGTTCATACTATTGTCAGAACCTCCAATTTAATTTCTACCAACGGAGTAATCCATGTGCTGCAAGGGTCTCATCATTTTTCGAATTATATCATCAATTAA
- a CDS encoding RagB/SusD family nutrient uptake outer membrane protein — protein MKKYTYNKIAVLIFCLFSLFGCTNMLDQEPMGLATPQNFWVSQANVESALAGDYALLKEALTKDSNFLLWGEFTGMTFMNSQFWIVDYIEGNGNYVLAYRDDSRNWKGFYRAANWALSIEKHVSEMPDSAFRSKAEKNRLIGEAAFVRSLSYFYLARIWGDAPIVDEVIETSDQLIKDGYIVTKPRENELKVLDFSLAAANKAISLLEYSSPGAPKWAITANKASAEALKAHITLWYASRDHGNATMITQALAAANSVIQNSHASLIDYVNEGVDGFNNMCIGQSKTGLFEINISSAMNESYRVDGGDTTPTGLTLTNPFFLSPNSNAPIISDDFYGKDMMNSDPDRDNDKRKELFFSDFDSNERSSLMKYSQTNRDGQSSDPYAKFSESNILIFRLADVYLLRAEANMKLGNTSAAVADINIIRSKANVPNYTGATDNESLTKAIFDERAIEFVGEGQSGFDRIRMNYFTGVSWMNPTRIAHKGCFWPIDPSVISINAAIIQTDYWKGKL, from the coding sequence ATGAAAAAATATACATACAATAAAATAGCGGTTCTGATTTTTTGTTTGTTTAGCTTGTTTGGCTGTACAAATATGTTGGATCAAGAGCCAATGGGGCTGGCAACTCCACAAAATTTTTGGGTTTCTCAGGCCAATGTTGAATCAGCATTAGCAGGAGATTATGCTTTGCTTAAAGAAGCTTTGACTAAAGATTCAAACTTCTTATTATGGGGAGAGTTTACCGGAATGACTTTTATGAATAGTCAATTTTGGATTGTAGATTATATCGAAGGAAATGGAAATTATGTTTTGGCGTATCGTGATGATTCTCGTAATTGGAAAGGGTTTTACAGAGCAGCAAACTGGGCTCTTTCTATCGAAAAACATGTAAGTGAAATGCCGGATAGTGCTTTCAGATCGAAAGCTGAAAAAAACAGGCTTATTGGAGAAGCAGCTTTTGTAAGATCATTGTCTTATTTCTATCTGGCACGTATCTGGGGTGATGCACCAATTGTAGACGAAGTTATAGAGACTTCAGATCAATTGATTAAGGATGGTTACATCGTTACAAAACCAAGAGAGAATGAACTTAAAGTCTTGGATTTTTCTTTGGCTGCAGCCAATAAAGCGATCAGTTTATTAGAATACTCTTCACCTGGCGCTCCTAAATGGGCTATTACAGCCAATAAAGCAAGTGCCGAAGCCTTAAAAGCACATATCACGCTTTGGTATGCCAGTAGAGATCATGGTAATGCCACTATGATTACTCAAGCTCTTGCGGCTGCCAATTCGGTGATTCAAAACAGTCATGCTTCACTTATTGATTATGTAAATGAAGGTGTAGATGGATTTAATAATATGTGTATCGGTCAATCTAAAACAGGTCTTTTTGAGATTAATATCAGTTCTGCCATGAATGAATCGTATCGAGTTGACGGAGGTGATACCACTCCAACCGGATTAACCTTAACGAATCCGTTTTTTCTAAGCCCTAATTCAAATGCCCCTATTATTAGTGACGATTTTTATGGTAAGGACATGATGAATTCAGATCCGGACAGAGACAATGATAAACGTAAGGAATTGTTTTTTAGTGATTTTGATTCAAATGAACGATCTTCTTTAATGAAATATTCTCAAACAAATCGTGATGGTCAGTCATCTGATCCCTATGCGAAATTTTCAGAATCCAACATCTTAATTTTTAGATTGGCAGATGTCTATCTTCTTAGAGCGGAAGCAAATATGAAATTAGGAAATACTTCAGCTGCCGTTGCCGATATTAATATAATCAGATCTAAGGCTAATGTACCTAACTATACTGGTGCCACGGATAATGAATCGCTTACTAAAGCCATTTTTGACGAGCGTGCCATTGAATTTGTAGGAGAAGGACAGTCAGGATTTGACAGAATCAGGATGAATTACTTTACGGGGGTGAGCTGGATGAATCCAACCAGAATTGCTCATAAAGGCTGTTTTTGGCCAATTGATCCATCTGTAATCTCAATTAATGCTGCCATTATTCAAACCGACTATTGGAAAGGTAAGCTGTAA
- a CDS encoding SusC/RagA family TonB-linked outer membrane protein has protein sequence MKNQFNPINVGLLTKQKKIFLWTKKNSIFFFATLCSISSFGHTLKLSHHLEKGEVMKHAEKTKAERNLNFVVDDNPIIGKVTGELGESLFGASIKIKGTNKVESTDVDGSFSIAAKEGDVLIISYVGYITKEVTVGNQKQLNIKLKSAQNDLSDVVVIGYQKVHKKNVNAAVSTISSKDLQDIPVISVSSIIGSLATGIQTPTQTGAPGGRGSLVIRGNTSMSGSGYSSPLYVIDGVQTSLEDLAGYNTSNTDFLASLNPNDIEKIDFLKDASAAAIYGSRGANGVIIITTKKGGALDKPEFTFSLNTGISPIPNLVRMNVGSAERNAKMAMLYKWWKSDDVQTSHVPMVLSDSLNPAFNNKVDYQGLFYRTGISNKYNLSMRGGSEATNYRLSLGYDNVEGVIKNSGFKRYTFSGNINSKVGQNFENQFRANLVQTDNQTGQGNPDGGRFQFNNTLPTDPSNLNSSLFYVSDTKIKSLQGELSDKLNTDETIQMTLSDFMKYDFTSAFSVNAQFNYVYSSEKKNYYEPSSVREEGDGFASYALYNRKNLSSDLYVNYYKKFGNNTITAVLGQKTDYNKYEDMFMYAKGFGVDAIKVINERYTQGQINGYTSIESNALLSYFGRLGYRFKERYMVDVAFSRDGSSRFGQDVRYANFSSVALGWIISDEPFIKKITGNVLSYAKLRASYGVNGNEIDENFLRYGSYKLGYGGNPLWSNLMNVSTYGGTTGVVTDYNTIGNPNLSWVNSKQWDIGFDMDLFNNRINITFDAYNKKTENLLFETLFPAYSGFNQAKSNVAGVMNYGWEGLVKWQIFSIGNPWKLEISTGMSQNKNYVTKLPNGNKDYYGYDANRDRSYGYVVGMPLILPVQFKNEYIVDNLNQLPINPYTGEILHGKSAWGTIAPGTPIWKDYNGDYLLDEAGDYKLDTSFKPTPNFTGLFNINLKYKGWYLQAYSQFSFGSDIIDSSTQKYLDNYDRGDDWAVKGLQDLSGLYFWEKPGDGAAGAHYPALYPARPNTTPYYRFRSGQSLWKESGDYWKISNASIGYTIDKSRVLEQIHISRVRIYGSIINPYQWQRSKVVADASQVDEMGYTLGNGYPQSKTISLGLDVKF, from the coding sequence ATGAAAAACCAATTTAACCCGATAAATGTCGGGCTATTAACCAAACAAAAAAAGATATTTCTCTGGACGAAGAAGAATTCGATATTCTTTTTTGCCACTTTATGTAGTATTTCCTCTTTTGGTCATACATTAAAATTGTCACATCATTTAGAAAAAGGTGAGGTAATGAAACATGCTGAGAAAACAAAAGCAGAAAGGAATCTGAATTTTGTTGTCGATGATAATCCTATTATCGGAAAAGTTACAGGTGAATTAGGTGAAAGCCTTTTTGGAGCTTCTATTAAAATTAAGGGAACAAACAAAGTAGAGTCTACAGATGTTGACGGAAGCTTTTCTATTGCAGCCAAAGAGGGTGATGTTTTGATTATTTCTTATGTTGGATATATTACTAAAGAAGTAACAGTGGGTAATCAGAAGCAATTAAACATTAAACTTAAATCAGCCCAAAACGATTTAAGTGACGTTGTTGTTATTGGTTATCAAAAGGTACATAAAAAAAATGTCAACGCAGCAGTATCAACTATTAGCAGTAAAGATTTGCAGGATATCCCGGTGATTAGTGTTTCTTCTATCATTGGTAGTTTAGCCACAGGAATACAAACGCCTACTCAAACGGGTGCACCGGGAGGAAGAGGTTCTTTGGTTATTCGTGGTAATACCAGTATGTCAGGTTCTGGATATAGTAGTCCACTTTATGTAATCGACGGAGTACAAACATCTTTAGAAGATTTAGCCGGATACAATACTTCTAATACAGACTTTTTGGCCTCTTTAAATCCAAATGATATTGAAAAAATAGATTTCCTAAAAGATGCTTCTGCGGCTGCGATTTACGGATCACGTGGGGCAAATGGGGTAATTATTATTACTACCAAAAAGGGAGGAGCTTTGGATAAACCCGAATTTACTTTTTCATTAAACACAGGAATATCTCCTATCCCAAATTTAGTGAGAATGAATGTCGGATCTGCCGAAAGAAATGCCAAGATGGCAATGCTTTATAAATGGTGGAAGTCTGATGATGTGCAGACATCGCATGTACCAATGGTTTTATCTGATAGTTTGAATCCTGCATTTAATAATAAAGTAGATTATCAGGGATTATTTTATAGAACCGGAATTTCTAACAAGTATAATTTAAGTATGAGAGGTGGAAGCGAAGCCACAAACTATCGATTGTCATTAGGGTATGATAATGTAGAAGGAGTTATTAAAAACTCTGGTTTTAAGCGCTATACTTTTTCAGGGAATATTAATTCTAAAGTAGGACAAAATTTTGAAAACCAATTTCGAGCTAATCTGGTGCAAACTGACAATCAAACAGGTCAGGGAAATCCTGATGGCGGAAGATTTCAATTCAATAATACCTTGCCTACTGATCCTTCGAACTTAAATTCTTCTTTGTTTTATGTTTCGGATACTAAAATTAAATCGTTACAAGGAGAATTATCAGATAAACTGAATACAGATGAAACCATACAAATGACGCTTTCGGATTTTATGAAATATGATTTCACGAGCGCTTTTTCTGTTAATGCCCAATTTAATTACGTGTATAGTTCTGAAAAGAAAAATTATTATGAACCTTCATCAGTACGTGAAGAAGGAGACGGTTTTGCTAGTTATGCCTTATATAACCGAAAAAATTTATCATCGGATCTTTACGTTAACTACTATAAGAAATTCGGGAACAATACCATTACAGCAGTATTAGGACAAAAAACGGATTATAATAAATATGAAGATATGTTTATGTACGCCAAAGGTTTTGGTGTAGATGCGATCAAGGTTATCAACGAGCGCTATACTCAAGGTCAAATTAATGGGTACACAAGTATAGAGTCAAACGCATTACTATCTTATTTTGGTCGTTTAGGGTATCGTTTTAAAGAACGTTATATGGTTGATGTTGCCTTTAGTAGAGATGGTTCTTCTCGTTTTGGTCAAGATGTTCGATATGCTAATTTCTCTTCGGTAGCGTTGGGTTGGATTATTTCTGACGAACCTTTCATCAAAAAAATCACCGGAAATGTTTTGAGTTACGCAAAATTAAGAGCCAGTTATGGTGTAAATGGAAACGAAATTGACGAGAATTTTTTGAGATACGGATCATACAAATTAGGTTATGGCGGAAATCCATTATGGTCTAATTTAATGAATGTTTCTACTTATGGAGGAACAACAGGAGTTGTAACCGATTATAACACGATTGGGAATCCTAATCTTTCGTGGGTAAATTCAAAACAATGGGATATTGGTTTTGATATGGACTTGTTTAATAATCGAATCAATATAACTTTTGATGCTTATAATAAGAAAACAGAAAACCTATTATTCGAAACACTTTTTCCTGCTTATTCGGGATTCAATCAAGCAAAGTCAAATGTAGCCGGGGTAATGAATTACGGTTGGGAAGGATTGGTTAAATGGCAAATCTTTTCAATTGGAAATCCTTGGAAACTGGAAATAAGCACGGGAATGAGCCAAAACAAAAACTACGTAACTAAGCTTCCTAACGGAAACAAGGATTACTATGGATATGATGCAAATAGAGATAGAAGTTATGGATATGTGGTAGGGATGCCATTGATTCTTCCTGTACAATTCAAGAATGAATATATTGTGGATAATCTAAATCAGTTACCAATAAATCCATACACTGGAGAAATACTACATGGCAAGTCTGCTTGGGGAACTATAGCACCAGGTACACCAATCTGGAAAGATTATAATGGTGATTATCTATTAGATGAAGCTGGCGATTATAAATTGGACACCTCATTTAAACCAACACCTAATTTCACAGGTTTATTCAATATCAATTTAAAATACAAAGGTTGGTATTTACAAGCCTATAGCCAATTCTCGTTCGGATCTGATATTATAGATTCGTCTACACAAAAATATTTGGATAATTACGACAGGGGAGACGATTGGGCTGTTAAAGGGTTACAGGATCTAAGCGGATTGTATTTTTGGGAGAAACCTGGAGATGGTGCAGCAGGAGCACATTATCCGGCTTTGTATCCGGCTCGTCCTAATACAACTCCTTATTATAGATTTAGAAGCGGTCAATCTTTGTGGAAAGAAAGTGGTGATTATTGGAAAATATCAAACGCTTCTATCGGATATACAATTGACAAAAGTCGTGTTTTAGAACAAATACATATTTCTCGCGTACGTATTTATGGTTCGATTATAAATCCATATCAATGGCAACGTTCTAAGGTCGTTGCAGATGCTTCTCAAGTTGATGAAATGGGATACACTCTAGGAAATGGATATCCACAATCAAAAACAATCTCACTTGGATTGGATGTTAAATTTTAA
- a CDS encoding aminoglycoside phosphotransferase family protein: protein MEELIKTVFKDFYPDKTILTYSAIDFGLINSTYKIETVDGDYILQKMNQVVFPNIKSLLNNKIKTSWYLNANGFPTLKFIANREGHFYSQQGQAIWQLSTYIPSVVLDRIDSNTVASQVGAYLGKFHKALLGFPISELGYTIPDFHNTIKRFSDFEESIKNATPQRLSKAKKSIVFLESNFKNIQGVANAINTQKIPLRVVHNDTKIGNMLFDENKNILCIIDFDTVMPGSIFHDVGDSLRTGANTATEEEKDLSKVRFDTEIYEAFMKAYVDQASCFMSEEEAENIHLSLPLILFEQACRFLGDYLNNDSYYTTTYEDQNLVRAKTQIKLMDDVQLYLKTKKQVIF, encoded by the coding sequence ATGGAAGAATTAATTAAAACCGTCTTTAAAGATTTTTATCCGGACAAAACAATCCTTACTTATTCTGCCATCGATTTTGGTCTGATCAATAGTACTTATAAAATTGAAACTGTTGATGGAGATTATATTTTGCAAAAAATGAATCAGGTTGTGTTTCCCAATATAAAATCGTTACTAAATAATAAGATAAAAACCAGTTGGTATTTGAATGCAAACGGGTTTCCTACTTTAAAATTTATTGCAAATAGAGAAGGACATTTTTATTCACAACAAGGTCAGGCAATTTGGCAGCTTTCAACTTATATTCCTTCCGTGGTTTTAGATCGAATTGATTCAAATACAGTTGCAAGTCAGGTTGGGGCTTATCTGGGTAAGTTTCATAAAGCATTGCTCGGTTTTCCTATTTCGGAATTAGGGTACACAATTCCGGATTTTCATAATACCATAAAAAGATTTTCTGATTTTGAAGAAAGTATAAAAAATGCTACACCACAAAGGTTATCGAAAGCAAAAAAATCAATTGTGTTTTTAGAATCTAATTTTAAAAATATTCAAGGCGTTGCTAATGCTATAAATACACAAAAAATACCTTTGAGAGTGGTACATAACGACACTAAAATAGGAAATATGCTTTTTGATGAAAATAAAAATATTCTATGCATTATTGATTTTGATACGGTAATGCCCGGAAGTATTTTTCATGATGTAGGTGATAGCTTAAGAACGGGGGCCAATACAGCTACAGAAGAAGAAAAAGATTTGTCAAAAGTACGTTTTGATACAGAAATTTATGAGGCTTTTATGAAAGCTTATGTTGATCAAGCTTCTTGTTTTATGTCTGAAGAAGAAGCAGAAAACATTCATCTGAGTTTACCACTAATCCTTTTTGAACAAGCCTGTCGTTTCTTGGGAGATTATTTAAATAATGACAGTTATTATACTACAACATACGAAGATCAGAATCTGGTGAGAGCAAAAACACAGATTAAGCTTATGGATGATGTACAGTTGTATTTGAAAACAAAAAAACAAGTCATTTTCTAA
- a CDS encoding arylsulfatase, whose protein sequence is MKIKFNLLKTTLVLFVSTVCSVNAQKKPNILIIFGDDVGVSNVSVYSRGLMGFTTPNIDKIGNEGAVFVQYYAQQSCTAGRAALITGQSPYRTGLTKVGLPGSPIGLQKEDPTIAEFLKPLGYMCGQFGKNHLGDQDKYLPTAHGFDEFFGNLYHLNAEEEPENPDYPKGEEFKKAFGPRGVLKATAGGKIEDTGPLTKKRMETVDEEFLGAAKDFITKSVKSGKPFFTWFNSTRMHVFTHLKPSSAGKTGLGIQADGMVEHDEMVGELLKLLDDLKIADNTIVIWSTDNGAMKNQWPDGGSSPFRSEKDTNWEGAYRAPAVVRWPGVIKPGSNLTGLFSAEDWLPTLVAAAGGDQNLVESAQNGVQEGSKNFKVHLDGYNQLPYLKGQGGTARHEFVYFDDDGNLVAYRDDRFKYIFQAQYAKGMEIWRNPMVKLRAPITVDLMADPYEYAVDSSIGYEKWLIDRAFLILPAVSKVSKYLETYRKFPPRQAPATFSIDDVIAKLPKPQMDR, encoded by the coding sequence ATGAAAATTAAGTTCAATTTGCTAAAAACTACCTTGGTATTGTTCGTTTCAACAGTATGTTCTGTCAATGCTCAAAAAAAACCTAATATACTGATTATTTTCGGTGACGATGTTGGAGTTTCAAATGTGAGTGTTTACAGTCGCGGTTTAATGGGCTTTACAACACCAAATATTGACAAGATTGGAAATGAAGGCGCCGTTTTTGTTCAATATTATGCGCAGCAAAGTTGTACCGCAGGCCGTGCTGCACTTATTACAGGGCAATCTCCTTATCGTACCGGTTTAACAAAAGTAGGATTACCGGGATCACCAATTGGTTTGCAAAAAGAAGATCCTACTATTGCTGAATTTCTAAAACCTTTGGGCTATATGTGCGGACAGTTTGGTAAAAATCATCTTGGAGATCAGGACAAATATTTACCAACAGCTCATGGATTTGATGAGTTTTTTGGAAATCTGTATCACTTAAATGCTGAGGAAGAACCAGAGAATCCGGATTATCCAAAAGGAGAAGAATTTAAAAAAGCTTTTGGTCCTCGTGGTGTTTTAAAAGCTACTGCTGGCGGAAAAATAGAAGATACAGGGCCTCTTACTAAAAAAAGAATGGAAACAGTAGATGAAGAATTTTTGGGAGCTGCCAAAGATTTTATTACAAAATCAGTCAAATCCGGGAAACCTTTCTTTACTTGGTTTAATAGTACCAGAATGCATGTTTTTACCCATTTAAAACCTTCATCCGCAGGAAAAACCGGATTAGGTATTCAAGCTGATGGAATGGTCGAACATGATGAAATGGTTGGTGAACTTTTAAAACTCTTAGATGATCTTAAAATTGCAGATAATACAATCGTAATTTGGTCTACTGATAACGGTGCAATGAAAAACCAATGGCCTGACGGAGGTTCATCTCCGTTTCGTTCAGAAAAAGATACCAACTGGGAAGGTGCTTATCGTGCTCCTGCAGTTGTTCGCTGGCCAGGAGTTATCAAGCCCGGAAGCAACTTAACCGGTTTGTTTTCGGCAGAAGATTGGTTGCCTACTTTAGTGGCTGCAGCCGGAGGAGATCAAAATTTAGTGGAAAGTGCCCAAAATGGTGTTCAGGAAGGAAGTAAAAATTTCAAAGTTCATTTAGACGGTTACAATCAATTGCCTTATCTTAAAGGTCAAGGCGGAACTGCCCGCCATGAGTTCGTCTATTTTGATGATGATGGTAACTTAGTGGCCTATCGAGATGATCGTTTTAAATACATTTTTCAGGCACAATATGCAAAAGGAATGGAGATATGGCGAAATCCTATGGTAAAATTAAGAGCTCCAATTACAGTCGATTTAATGGCTGATCCATACGAATATGCAGTAGATAGTTCTATTGGTTATGAAAAATGGCTTATCGACCGTGCATTTTTGATTTTACCGGCAGTATCAAAAGTATCCAAATATTTAGAAACCTATCGTAAATTTCCGCCGCGTCAGGCACCGGCAACATTCTCAATTGATGATGTAATTGCAAAATTACCAAAACCTCAAATGGATCGATGA
- a CDS encoding sigma 54-interacting transcriptional regulator gives MGSRNPEKLEVRIISATNNDLYKMVQDGTLREDLYHRINVVNIPEREKRRHPAIQQTILSQNILSIMINLLF, from the coding sequence ATTGGCTCACGAAATCCTGAAAAATTAGAAGTAAGAATAATTTCGGCCACAAATAATGATTTGTATAAAATGGTTCAAGATGGCACTTTAAGAGAAGATTTATACCATCGAATAAATGTTGTTAATATACCTGAAAGAGAGAAAAGAAGACATCCTGCCATACAGCAAACAATCTTATCGCAAAATATTCTATCAATTATGATAAACCTGCTATTTTAA
- a CDS encoding alpha/beta hydrolase, whose amino-acid sequence MKKLILTIGLIILFLTTNQTFSQTKRTPGALGREEYIEVEKNVKLHVTDLGSGQPIVLIQGWPLSDAMYQYQYAFFIEKGYRVIGITLRGYGLSDKPAGKYNYDVFADDIKVVLDKLKIENATLGGFSMGGAIVIHYTAKYNAFHISKLALFGAAAPIWTKRADFNFGFWTKEDVTGLIELNNTNRPQLFENFGKIFPANETSVSPGLGNWLGTIQGQSSFYATAESLKALRDTDLRQDLKKITIPTLILHGKQDKICSYELAEQMHANIKNSTLIPFEKSGHALFIEELAKFNTELLNFIKK is encoded by the coding sequence ATGAAAAAATTAATTTTAACAATCGGACTAATTATTCTATTTCTAACAACTAATCAAACATTTTCCCAGACAAAAAGAACTCCCGGAGCTTTAGGAAGAGAAGAATATATTGAAGTTGAAAAAAATGTAAAGCTACATGTAACAGATCTGGGATCAGGACAACCAATTGTACTAATTCAAGGCTGGCCATTAAGTGATGCAATGTACCAGTATCAATATGCTTTTTTTATCGAAAAAGGATATCGCGTAATTGGAATTACTTTACGTGGATATGGCCTTTCTGATAAACCTGCAGGAAAATATAATTATGATGTCTTTGCAGATGATATAAAAGTAGTTCTTGATAAACTAAAAATTGAAAATGCAACTTTAGGTGGTTTTTCAATGGGTGGTGCAATTGTAATACATTATACAGCAAAATACAACGCATTCCATATCTCAAAATTGGCTTTATTTGGAGCTGCTGCACCAATTTGGACAAAAAGAGCCGATTTTAACTTTGGTTTCTGGACTAAAGAAGATGTTACTGGTTTAATCGAATTAAATAACACGAACAGACCTCAATTATTCGAAAATTTTGGAAAAATATTTCCGGCAAATGAAACCAGCGTATCTCCTGGATTAGGAAATTGGTTAGGAACAATTCAAGGACAATCTTCTTTTTATGCTACGGCTGAAAGTTTAAAGGCTTTAAGAGATACAGACTTACGTCAAGATTTAAAAAAGATTACTATTCCAACTTTAATACTTCATGGTAAACAGGATAAAATCTGTTCTTATGAATTAGCAGAACAAATGCATGCTAACATAAAAAACTCAACGTTAATTCCTTTCGAAAAAAGTGGACATGCTTTATTTATTGAAGAATTAGCAAAATTCAATACGGAGCTGTTGAATTTTATTAAAAAATAA
- a CDS encoding Rid family detoxifying hydrolase codes for MNKIAFIVITITFSSCINTKKVVTVNHSNLPEPIGPYSHSTNYGDFIFTSGQIGIDPKTNILKEGIKEQTIQIFENLKIILSDNHSDLNHITKITIFITDIKQFDIVNEIYASYFKTFYPARSTIQVVALPKNASIEIECTAVKRK; via the coding sequence ATGAATAAAATAGCTTTTATTGTAATCACAATAACTTTCTCCTCTTGTATTAATACTAAAAAAGTAGTAACAGTAAATCATTCTAACTTACCAGAACCAATTGGTCCTTATTCTCATTCAACTAATTATGGTGATTTTATTTTTACTTCGGGACAAATTGGCATAGACCCAAAAACAAATATTTTGAAAGAAGGAATTAAAGAACAAACAATTCAGATATTCGAAAACTTAAAAATCATACTATCTGATAATCATTCCGATTTAAATCATATTACCAAAATAACTATTTTTATCACAGACATAAAGCAATTTGATATCGTCAACGAAATATATGCTAGTTATTTTAAAACTTTTTATCCGGCTCGAAGCACAATTCAAGTAGTTGCTCTGCCAAAAAATGCTTCTATCGAAATTGAATGTACTGCTGTTAAAAGAAAGTAA